The nucleotide window CCACACCCGTGCCTGCAGAGTCGTGGGTGTGGACGTGGATGGGCAGGTCGGGGTACTTCTTGCGGATAGAGCCGATCAGCAAAGTGGCCGCGTGAGGCTTAAGAACACCCGCCATGTCCTTGATGCCCAGAACATGAATATCGAGCTTGACCAGCTTGTCCACGAGGGCCAGGTAGTACTCGAGGTTGTACTTCTTCTGGGGGTTGAGCATGTCTCCGCTGTAGCACACTGTGCCCTCaacaacgccgcccgccttgtGAACAGCCTTGATACCGACCTCGAGCTGGTCGATGTCGTTCAGGGCATCGAAGACTCTGAAAATGTCAACGCCAttcttcttggcctgctcaACAAAGTGATCAATGGCGTTGTCCGGAAGCGACGAGTAGGCAACGCCGTTGGCACCACGGAGAAGCATCTGGAACGGGATGTTCGGGATGGCCTTTCGCAtgcggcgcaggcggtcCCAGGGATCCTCGTAGAGGAACCGGTATGCGACGTCGAAGGTGGCGCCGCCCCAGCACTCCAGGCTGTAAAGGTTGGAGAGTGCGTGGCTGGTTTCCTTGGCAATGTTGAGCAGGTCGGTGGTCCGCACGCGCGTGGCGAGGAGAGACTGATGAGCATCACGCCACGTAGTGTCCATGAGCAAGCAGCCCTTGTAGTCACGGACCGCCTTCGCAAATGCCTTCGGTCCTTGTTCCACAAGAATGTTCCTCCAGCCCCTTTGGCAGGGCGCGCTGACATCGATCTTGGTGCCATCGGAAGCAACAAGCTCGGGCAGAATGATCTCGCCCTTGAACTTGGGCTCGCCAATCTGTCCCTTGATGGAGCTACCGTTGACGGCGACATCACCGAGGTACGCAAGAAGCTTCTGCGCGCGGTTCTGGCTACCGACAAGGTCGAAGAGCTGGGGAGTATCATCGATGAACGTGGTCCAGCAAGTTCCGTCAATGAAAACGGGGTGTGTcaggagggaggcgaggaaTGGGATATTGGTCTTGACACCGCGGACACGGAACTCGATCAGGGCTCGCAGGACCTTTCGCCGCGCAATCTCGTACGTCGAGCCATGACAGGTGACCTTGGTCAAAAGCGAGTCGTAGAAAGCTATGATAAGCCATCAGTAACATGATCTGAAGTGGTCATCGCCATTCTCCGAGAGATACGGATGTTCGGAGGCTTGCGAACCGCAAAATGTGCTACAGCGGGAGGGGTCTTACGAGTAATGACAGCGCCGGCAAAaccgttgccgccgtcgagacgcaCGCCATTGCCACCAGCGGAGCGGTAGACCTCAATCTTGCCTGTGTCGGGACGGAACTGCTCGGCCGGGTCCTCGGTGGTGAGTCGGCACTGGATAGCAAAGCCGCGGGTTGAGATGCGGTCCTGCGTCAGGCCTAGCTGAGCCAGggtggcgccagcggcgatCTGAATTTGAGCGGCGACAATGTCGATGCCAGTGATCTCCTCGGTAATGGTGTGCTCGACCTGGATACGAGGGTTGATTTCGATGAAGTAGTAGCGGTTCTGCTGATCGACAAGAAACTCCGCAGTGCCAGCATTGCGGTAGTTGACTGACTTGGCGAGCCTGACGGCATCAGCcaggatggcgtcgcgggtCTCGGCAGGGAGATCCTTCGCTGGGGCTATCTCGACAACCTTCTGGTGTCGTCGCTGGACGGAACAATCACGCTCGTACAGATGGACAATGTTGCCGTGGTTGTCACCGAGCAGCTGGACCTCGATATGCTTGGGCTTGTCGAGGAATCGCTCGACGAAGACAGTGCCGTTGCCGAAAGCAGACTTGGCCTCCGAGGTTGCGCGCTCAAAATGCTCCTGCAAGCTCTCGGGTTCGCGGACGACTCGCATgcctcggccaccaccgccataagcggccttgatgatgatggggaagCCATACACATCAGTGAAGGACTTGACCTCCTCGTACGTGGCAACGGCGCCCTCAGTGCCGGGAACGACCGGCACATTAGCTGCGATAGCCAGCTTACGAGCAGATAccttgtcgccgagggcgtcaatGACGTCGGGGCTCGGGCCGACAAACTTTGTTCAAGGCGCGGACTAGTCAGCCTTCCAAAGCGGTTCCGGGTGTGCTCTTGCTGATCTCCTGAACTCACAATAAGACCGGCCTTCTCAACGTTTCGGGCAAACTCGGCATTCTCCGAAAGGAAGCCGTATCCTTGTGGGGGGTTAGTAGGGGACGTCAATTGTCGGTTGTGGTTCGCATACGGACCTGGGTGGATCAATTGGACACCGTGCTCGACAGCAATCTTGATAATCTCGTCGCCAGCGAGATAGGCCCCGACAGGGGTATATTGGCCGCGCTTGCCGATGACGTAGGCTTCGTCCGCCTCTATTTGATTTTGTCAATGAAGCCGCACACGGAGGTTTGCAAATCTTGGCAGAACGGGGCCCTCCATACTTTGCCTGTGCATGCTCAGACGGTCTTCGTAGCTTTGCGACGGTCAGCAGTTGGTGGCGCGACGCCTTAGCGGCTCCGGATTCGGAGGGCCGATTCAGTACCTGAAGACCGCGACAGTGTGCAGTGACAGCTCGTGAGCCTACGCCACGACGGTCAGCATCGAATCCCATCATCCGAATTGCGTCAAAGAGCCAGCTGCATACCGTTCTGAAGACCTGTTTGCCAGCAAAGAGTATACTGTCAGTATCGCAAGGCATCGCTTTTCGTCGGCTCCAACTGGTGGGGTCCATCGTACCCGGATGGCTGTCTGCACGTTAGCAcgcccatccatgcccgccgcggcgaggggaTTCGCAAGGGAACGACTTACGGATTTCACCACGATTGGCGACTGTGGCCCAGGAGTGTCAATGGTTAGCCGGGATACTCGAGGGCTTGGGCGTGCGACAGCCCAATTGGCGCACACAACCCTTCACGCCGAGGGGCAGGCAGCGGCACTACTCACCAAGAATCTTCTTGAGCTGCATGATGCTCGAGTTGGCGCGGATGTGGTGCACCGACTTGGGCTCGTCCacatcatcctcgtcgaagaCATCGTTGAACGTGAGGGCCTGCTGAGGAGCCGCCATTGTGGGCAAGGCAAACGGTGTCGACAGCAGTAAGAGAAGGACAAGCGAAAGGGAGGAAgcagaggagaggagaggaagaagaggggggTTCGGGAAGAGAGGGTCGAGAGCTTGAGAGCTTCGGCTTGGGGGGGTGACGAAGTTCTGGGGGGTCGTCTTTTTAAAGCCGGCAGCGAGACGAAAGACGTGCTTGCGACACGGTCGGTCTCTCTCGGTCGCAGGTGCTGGTCGCGGGGTGTCTCTGGTACAGCGGTTGTTATAGTGTGGCTCGTTACTGGGACTGGAAggtgggggtggggggtaTCACTATTAGGTCGGTACTTAAGCGTCAGAGCTTCTGCAGCACAGAGCTCCACGACCGCCTGGGCAGCGAGGCTCACAGACTCGGACTGAGACAGGAgctcttggcggcggcagtctAGGCGCGGGTCAAGAAGGCAACGTCAGCAGGCGAGCAAGAGGTGAAGGGATATTTTGCTTCCTGAGGGGATCCAGCAGGAGACGGCGGGATGGACGAGACCTCACATGCGCGGGCTGGCGCAGAGGCAAGAGCGGGACTTGGGGGgtacctgccttgccctgccttgccctgccagAGATAACCGGGCCCACGAGGTGGCAGCCGAGTCTTCCATGAGCAGCAAGAATCCGTGCCACCCGCCATCCAACATAGGCCAGTCCCTCCGCGCCAGACGCAGCCCCATCCACTCACCACCGGCACGGCCACCACGACGCTGGCACGCCAGCGGCCGTTCAAGCGCCGGTTGAGGGGATTTTCCCTTAGTCGCTGGGCGGCTCCGTCTCGGAGGGTGCAGCTCCATGGTGCAAGTACAGCACGTacaggacgaggacgccaacCTTGACACACACAAATGCATTCGCCGTTCCGCCCTTTCAGTGTGAGGAATCGCGGCTACGCTAATGGGCCGCCACCTGGATGCTTACCGCCATGGCACACCCAACTGTCGAACAAGCACGGAGCTGCGGGCTCGTTTACAAGAACCATGTTCGAAGGAACCCTCGCTGAGCCGTCGGCTTGGCCCCTGAACTGGAACGTCGGCGCGAGGGACGTGCGACGGCCAAACAGCTCAACGAGGTCGAACTACAAAGGAATAGACGCGTCACGGGACCATGGCTGACGGCTGGGCATCCTTGCTGGCCTTCCCGGCGTTGGATGGCGTTCGCCATGGCTCCCCAGTCGTCTCATCGTCCCCTTGCTCGGCCGATCGGACAGAATGGCCAGCGCCTGGCTGCTCGGTGCTCCCTCGAGCATTCATTTGAGACAAATTTTGTAAGGTAAAAAATAGAGGGGACCGGAGGCCGGAGCGCCGCATGACGTTGGTACGGCCCGCCGGTACTGGGCGGTTTGGCCCTGAAGCCGTCCCCATGGCGGCATTGGCCAATCAAGGGGCGGTGATAACACGCATGTCGATTTCGGACTGTCAAACGGAACGAGTTATGTGACTCAAGCGCTGGACCCTGAGCCAGAGAAACTGCTCACCGAGCGCGGTGAGGACGATGGAGGAGCTGTTGTCGGTTTGATTGACCCGCCGCCTTTCGTTTCCCCTCTTTTCAAACTCTCGTCGACGGTGTTTTGTCTCTGACCTGTTTCACAGGCCATGGCGATTTCTCCCCTCTACTACTACCATACCACCTTGAACGAGCCCACGAACACCcggcgcctgcctcgccggcccGCCCAACAAGGTCCCCACTGCCCGCGCAGAGCTGGGGGAGGCCCGGCATGGACAGGCCCAACCAATGTACCCGGTACTTGGTGCCTGCGCTGCGAGAAGGGCGAAGCCACAGGCCCAGGGCTAGTGCACTATTTACTGTCTTCGTACAAACTACGTACGGGAAGCACAGCGCACCAACACctacggcgtcgaggcttctcgtcatcggcacGAGCCTTGCAACGCTCGTGGCCGTTTCCGACCGATGCTAGGCTGGGGAGACCCGCGCGCTTTGCCGAGGAACAGGCACGGCCGAGAGGCGCGACGATAGCCGCCCCCGGCGCGCAGCTATTTTCGGGACAAATCGATGCGACAAGTCCTCGTCGCAGGTCCTGGGCGGTCGTTTCGTCCCTGACTATTTTCGCATTGCGCCCACATGCGCAGGTTGCCGCTGCGGGGTGAGCCGTTCGTCCCCGGCCGCATCGACCAGCTGCATCTCTGGCGTTCCGATCTGCCACTTTTCTGGGGCTTCTTGCGGTGAGCCGTATCGTAACTGtagccgctcccgccgctcgGGACTTGGAGATGCTCCGGTCTCGAGTCACTTTGCTCGTGAATCTGCAATATTGCCGACGGCAACTTTCCCGACGCGCCATGGCCCGTCGCCCCCAGCCCCATGGGCTTCAGGAGACTTCCGAGAAGTCCTCTTCGATGCACACAATTCGCACACCAGCTGCTAGGCCTCTTGAGGTTGCCGCTTGTCCCCACACGGTTGGCCAGATGACGTCTGGTTGGGCTAGAGCCTTGCTAAGCCAGACAGGCCCTGTGAGGCTTCTGGTGATGTGCAGAGACTTCGTTGGCGTGATTGGTATTCCCGTGAGGCACCGACTTCCATCGAGGTACACGCCGaatgccgcccgcggccgacTTGTCTCTCGCGTTTCGGGGTTCAGTCACGGTCACCACCCATCCACCGTCCAGCCCCAGTGGCTTGGGCCAGTGCTACGTATACTTGCTAGTTAGCGGATGGCTCCCCTGTGGGCAATCGAGTTGGTCTGTCGATAAGGGCCATGCTCCGACCTCGGCTCTTCCCCAGAGTCACCCAGCAATTGTGTACTACGTAACCTAGGAACTGCCAAATTGACCCCAGAGCCAAAATTTTGCGACACATCGATTGGGAGCAAAGACAGCGACCAGCCCACCTATCCCCCACGACTCCCTGCCGATGGTTCATAATCGTTCTTTCTCTTTGTTGCCCTGTGCTTGGCCCCCCGGTCACTTAAGTGTGACAGCGATTGCGGCCTGTCGGCCTTTTAGAGTCAATCGTTTGTTGCAACTTGCGGGGGGGCTTGGCATTGACAGAGTATTTCGTATATTACATCGTGAACGGATGGCCAGTGCCTCCCTAGTCGCGTTGTAGATTGTTCGGCATGTGCAGCTCACCTTATCGGACTTTACGAGTGCGGTATGTTTGCCATGCGCTCAGCTGCAAGCTCCTCAAATGCCCTCCCCCTTGACACCGTGGCTCATAGCCAACGCGGTGTGCACCTATTGTAGGGTATGAGACTACAGATGAGGTTCGCAACGATTCAGGGCCTCTGGAGGGCAACAGGATGGTAAATATGAACTGAGACGAGCATACGGGGCCACGTGGCACTTGAAAGGGAAGCAGCTTACACTGATACACATATGAGCGGCCTTTTGTTCCATCCAGAGAAGATCTCGAGCTCTGTTTGAAGTCATCATATGTTGGTCAATGTTACAGGTTCCTGAAGGCTCAAGGCCTTCCATGGTTTCAACAGCCTCATCTCCACGCCAACGACAAAAGGTGACCGTCGCAATCGATAGCGCTGCGCCGAGTGCGAACGACGGTATGCTAAACGCGCAGCACAACTAGTAGCATGTTTACACCATGGCACTggcgaccgcctccgccgcagcAAGCGGGCGTTCAGCAAATGTGTTTGTTTGGTTCCGGCTCTGAGCCTCTGACGTTCTCCGAACGGATTTCCATCTACGATCCGAGGCTagccagcccgtcgccatccCAGAAAAAGTCGTCATTCCTTTTGGGACCATTAGCAGAACCTGCCGCGACCTACGTAGAACTAGCAAGCCAACAAGGCGGCATCGCGATGGCGTATGACCGGGCTGTCCCTCGAGTTTACGTACGagcgtctccgccgcctATTGCGAGAAGCTCGTTCTAACGATGTGGTTGGCGAGATCGACAATTCGGTTGGGTAAAAGCGTGTGGGCCGGCGTGTCATGCGCTTGTTGTGGTCGCCCGGCGCGTCTAAACTCCAAGAGGTcagccatcatcgcccgGCCGCGCTGCAGACCAAGACCGGGTTCCTCTTCCATCTGCGCAATTCTGGGTGCGTCACATGACGGACATGGACGGCATGCTTACGAATATTCCCGTCGGTGAAGCAGTAGTGAGAGCTGCTTCAAGCTTGGCCAACAGAGTGGAGGAAACAGGACCAGTGGTGCGAATCATGCACGAATCTATTTTCTTCCCGCACGGTatgcccgcccacgccctcaACGTCTGCACGTCCCCGACCAGGACCATGATGGTGAGGTGTACAGGGAGTAATAAGGAAGAAGGTAATGATACAATCGCGGGCCTAAACccatggcgacgctggcccACATGCACAGCCTCGCAGGAATCGACAACACTGGTCGTCCAGCTCTGGAACTGCCCCAAGTGCAGCGTCCCTGATCCGACGTTGAGAACTGCCACGAGAGCAGGGTGCCTTCTCGCGGCCGCTCCATCGGCAAACCAGTCACTCCTCTTGAAAACCTCCACGGAACCTTCCCGGCTGCTTATTTGCTGAGAGCATCCTTGGCTCGGTTCTCGACCTTGGCTGCCgtgtccttggccgcctcaaggcccttctccagctccgcctTTTCCTTTCCTCCCCAGTTGTGGTACGACAGGTATCGGTATCCTTGCGTGAGCTGCGCGCACTCGTTGACGAAGTGGCAGGCGAAAAGAAGGTAGTTCTTGGGCGTCACGGCGAGGGAGTAGCGCATGAATGTAGCAGAGTAGATGCACAGGGCACCCGTCATCTGGCCAGAGATGCTGCAAGACAGCGCATCAGCAAACTTGCCATCTCAAGAGTTTGCATGTCGGATCGGCAGGGGAGCGACTCACAGATCAGGGCTCTTCTGAGTATCTaggacggcggcaacagGGAT belongs to Purpureocillium takamizusanense chromosome 1, complete sequence and includes:
- the PYC1 gene encoding Pyruvate carboxylase (EggNog:ENOG503NW8J~COG:C), whose translation is MDPTSWSRRKAMPCDTDSILFAGKQVFRTAHELSLHTVAVFSYEDRLSMHRQKADEAYVIGKRGQYTPVGAYLAGDEIIKIAVEHGVQLIHPGYGFLSENAEFARNVEKAGLIFVGPSPDVIDALGDKVSARKLAIAANVPVVPGTEGAVATYEEVKSFTDVYGFPIIIKAAYGGGGRGMRVVREPESLQEHFERATSEAKSAFGNGTVFVERFLDKPKHIEVQLLGDNHGNIVHLYERDCSVQRRHQKVVEIAPAKDLPAETRDAILADAVRLAKSVNYRNAGTAEFLVDQQNRYYFIEINPRIQVEHTITEEITGIDIVAAQIQIAAGATLAQLGLTQDRISTRGFAIQCRLTTEDPAEQFRPDTGKIEVYRSAGGNGVRLDGGNGFAGAVITPFYDSLLTKVTCHGSTYEIARRKVLRALIEFRVRGVKTNIPFLASLLTHPVFIDGTCWTTFIDDTPQLFDLVGSQNRAQKLLAYLGDVAVNGSSIKGQIGEPKFKGEIILPELVASDGTKIDVSAPCQRGWRNILVEQGPKAFAKAVRDYKGCLLMDTTWRDAHQSLLATRVRTTDLLNIAKETSHALSNLYSLECWGGATFDVAYRFLYEDPWDRLRRMRKAIPNIPFQMLLRGANGVAYSSLPDNAIDHFVEQAKKNGVDIFRVFDALNDIDQLEVGIKAVHKAGGVVEGTVCYSGDMLNPQKKYNLEYYLALVDKLVKLDIHVLGIKDMAGVLKPHAATLLIGSIRKKYPDLPIHVHTHDSAGTGVASMVACAKAGADAVDAATDSLSGMTSQPSINAILASLEGSDLDPGLDPRQVRALDTYWSQLRLLYSPFEAHLAGPDPEVYEHEIPGGQLTNMMFQASQLGLGSQWLETKKAYEHANDLLGDIVKVTPTSKVVGDLAQFMVSNNLSAEDVKARASELDFPGSVLEFLEGLMGQPYGGFPEPLRSDALRGRRKLDKRPGLFLEPVDFAKVKKDLAKKYGGPVTECDIAAYVMYPKVFEDYKKFVQQYGDLSVLPTRYFLSKPAIGEEFNVELEKGKVLILKLLAVGPLSENTGQREVFFEMNGEVRQVTVVDKMAAVENVSRPKADPGDSSQVGAPMSGVLVELRVHEGSEVKKGDPLAVLSAMKMEMVISAPHSGKVSTLQVKEGDSVDGSDLVCRIVKA
- the PYC1 gene encoding Pyruvate carboxylase (EggNog:ENOG503NW8J~COG:C), producing MHRQKADEAYVIGKRGQYTPVGAYLAGDEIIKIAVEHGVQLIHPGYGFLSENAEFARNVEKAGLIFVGPSPDVIDALGDKVSARKLAIAANVPVVPGTEGAVATYEEVKSFTDVYGFPIIIKAAYGGGGRGMRVVREPESLQEHFERATSEAKSAFGNGTVFVERFLDKPKHIEVQLLGDNHGNIVHLYERDCSVQRRHQKVVEIAPAKDLPAETRDAILADAVRLAKSVNYRNAGTAEFLVDQQNRYYFIEINPRIQVEHTITEEITGIDIVAAQIQIAAGATLAQLGLTQDRISTRGFAIQCRLTTEDPAEQFRPDTGKIEVYRSAGGNGVRLDGGNGFAGAVITPFYDSLLTKVTCHGSTYEIARRKVLRALIEFRVRGVKTNIPFLASLLTHPVFIDGTCWTTFIDDTPQLFDLVGSQNRAQKLLAYLGDVAVNGSSIKGQIGEPKFKGEIILPELVASDGTKIDVSAPCQRGWRNILVEQGPKAFAKAVRDYKGCLLMDTTWRDAHQSLLATRVRTTDLLNIAKETSHALSNLYSLECWGGATFDVAYRFLYEDPWDRLRRMRKAIPNIPFQMLLRGANGVAYSSLPDNAIDHFVEQAKKNGVDIFRVFDALNDIDQLEVGIKAVHKAGGVVEGTVCYSGDMLNPQKKYNLEYYLALVDKLVKLDIHVLGIKDMAGVLKPHAATLLIGSIRKKYPDLPIHVHTHDSAGTGVASMVACAKAGADAVDAATDSLSGMTSQPSINAILASLEGSDLDPGLDPRQVRALDTYWSQLRLLYSPFEAHLAGPDPEVYEHEIPGGQLTNMMFQASQLGLGSQWLETKKAYEHANDLLGDIVKVTPTSKVVGDLAQFMVSNNLSAEDVKARASELDFPGSVLEFLEGLMGQPYGGFPEPLRSDALRGRRKLDKRPGLFLEPVDFAKVKKDLAKKYGGPVTECDIAAYVMYPKVFEDYKKFVQQYGDLSVLPTRYFLSKPAIGEEFNVELEKGKVLILKLLAVGPLSENTGQREVFFEMNGEVRQVTVVDKMAAVENVSRPKADPGDSSQVGAPMSGVLVELRVHEGSEVKKGDPLAVLSAMKMEMVISAPHSGKVSTLQVKEGDSVDGSDLVCRIVKA
- the MPC1 gene encoding pyruvate transporter mpc1 (EggNog:ENOG503P3VE~COG:C); its protein translation is MAAFVKAVNAKIRANPMLDYVCSTHFWGPVSNFGIPVAAVLDTQKSPDLISGQMTGALCIYSATFMRYSLAVTPKNYLLFACHFVNECAQLTQGYRYLSYHNWGGKEKAELEKGLEAAKDTAAKVENRAKDALSK